From the Trifolium pratense cultivar HEN17-A07 linkage group LG4, ARS_RC_1.1, whole genome shotgun sequence genome, the window TTTAAAGCCAAAGTTTTTGCTCTACATGGACTAGCCCAACACAAGAAATGGCATCCCCAAGACCTTGAGAGAAATACACTCTAAGGTCCCAAGCCTTCACCACCAGGCCTACCCATGTGGGTTTTAAATAAGCTCCTTGGTAGACATCGTGGAGGTAGTATTATTTATCACCTATGAAGCATGACACTCATGGGAGGCGTATCTGTAGGTCTGGCCTGTGTTGGTGCGGGTTGAACATTGACAATCTTACGACACATGTCAGACACTTCAAAAATTCTTTCTTGGCTTTGACAATCGTCTGATACTCCTTTGATACAGTGAGAATGGATACAACAACTATGTTTAGGATaactgaaacaaaacaaaaaatgcttTGAAAAGTTGTAAAGTAGTATTTTAGTTAGGCATTCGCAATGTCCCGCGTCTTTGGTTTTCATCTTCCTTTCCCAATTTCCCATTTTCGATCCTCCATTTCTAGTCTCATACTTCACCTCTTTTTCAGTCTTCGTCTTCATTTCATCTCGTGTTCGCAGACAACGTCTCCCTTCCTCCCGGGACTCTGTTCGCAGTCGACGTCTCCGCTCTGTTCGCAGACAACGTATGCTTTCAAATGATGTCTCTGTGCCTCTTGTTAGTCTTGAACCATCCCTCTCCGACGTTGCCTCTTCTTCATCTGTATCTCCATCTGTGTCCACAAACTCAGGTACCTCTTTGATTGGTTCCTTGATGATTTCAGTAGTAGTTTCATGTAGTCTTAGCTTGAAACTTACTCTGCACTATTTTCTTGGCTTACTGTATATTTGTCAACATTTGTATGGTATATTTTTTAACTATCTGGTGATCATCTTGATTCTCAATTTGGACATGTTATAAACGATGttcaaatttaatttgatcTAATTATAATATAGATGTATAGATGTGTCAGTACCCTATATATTGGACATTAGTGGTGTCTTTGTGTCTGCCTCGTCTCTGATATACATGATTGTGTTCGTGCTTCCTAGTTTATTCCTAACCAACTAACCAAGTCATGTGTACCCATTGGAGTTTTCCTAGTGAATAGCATGCTAAGTCCACAAGTGAGGAGAATGTGCACATGGTTACTCCTTACTGGGAGTTCTTCGATTTCAATCctttgtgaaagaaaaaaaaaaccctttgaAGTGAGGTCCTACTCATGTTGCTCTAGCAGacacaaataggaaaaaaaaaaaaactgtattaCAAAAATTTGTTCTATAACATTATAGAGATCAGCCATATAATTTGGACGGGTGAAATAGCTATTTGTAGCAAACCAAACTAAATTAGTATTACTTTTTGTTTTCATGGATTGGCTTATACTTGAGTGATACTCTGTCATTATGGTGATCAGAAGGAAAaacattatatttataatattatgaaGTGTAGAACTTTCATTAATTTTCCTCAAGGATATATGATAAATGGATACTTAAAAACTTCCTTGCTGATTTTCTACTTTATGGTTGTGACTTGTGCTATATTGCAATATACTATTAGAGCTCCATAAATATGTCAAAAGAAGGTCTTAATATTTACCTTTTAGGACTGGTTATGTATGGTCATGCATTGTTCGGCTAAATTGCTGTTATAGCCACTATTTGACAATATTTGTGTTAAATCGCGTATGACAGAACACTACTGCTTTGTTCAAGTTTCGTTGCGCTATGCGCTATAGCATCACTATAGTCACTATTTGATAACACTGTTAAGCACATCCTCAATTTTGGGATGTGTGGACTATGATTTGTtactattttcaatttcaactgtTTCTTAGTATCACagacttctttttttattaacacGAGTAATTATTCATTCTCTTTTCAGACGAAAGTGAGGTGAAAATACCAGAGGATAAAAAGCAAGCAGAGGTTTGTTTGCTGTAAAATTCATATAcaaatattgaatattaaattttttcttgttgtttttgTCCTTTGGATGTTTTTCTATTCTAAACTTATAGCTTCTATGGACAGATAGCATCTGAAATGGAGAAACCATCAAATTCCATTGTGTCTCTTCTGAATGGAATTGGTATAGTATCTTCTGGTCTGTTGGGTGCTCTCTACGCACTCGCTCAAAAAGAAAAGTCTGCAGCTGTTGCAACAATAGAAACAGTAAGTTTATACAACTCCAGActcaattataattttaaaaagtgCCTAAAGTTGTTGGAATATAAGCAAAACTTAACTATTCTATGCACAGTTAATGTTAGTATTCCCAAAATATTCTTACATTAATTCCTTAATTTTGTGAAGAATGGCCATTTTAATTACAGGTAGGCTAGTAGTGTATTTTCTTTTGTACatgaaatcaagaaaattaaatgcCCTTTTGGTACCATCCTTAAAAAGTGTGAAAGTAGggttcttttttttaaaaaaaataaaaataaaaataatttaaaagagcCTAGCAGGGAAACTCACACATATTAAGTGCTGACAAGTGGGGAATGGCGGGTTCGAACCCCTGCCCCAATATATTAAACGTCCTTGCAGCCTTTTACTCTATAAGCCGTACTTATGGGACAAGTGTGAAAGTATGTTTTTTTTGCTGATAAGACATGCGTGCATGTATTGGCCTTTGAGGAATGTCCTCTTCTAAGCGATGTCGCACCAACACTTCAAATTGAACGTGTGGCCAAGTGTTCGGCATGTCCTAGTGTCTCGGTGTCTGCACTCGTACGACACCTCCACATTACATTTAATCAcgtttattttttcaaattattactgGTGTCTAGGTGTCAGAGTATTGGTGTAATGTCTGGTGTTTGTGCTTGTTTCAATTCTTCATAGCTTCTAAGTTAAGTCATGGTTTAAAGAGGGAAATAAGGGGTCATTCTTCCCTTACTGATGTTACTAGAGGAACAGAAGTGGTCTCTTTCCGTCTAGTTTGAATTAAatggttattttttattttttagtatgtAAGTCATATTTTACTAGCCAATGTGCACAGGTCAGCAACAAACTGAAGGAAAAAGAAGAGCAGATCGTTTCGTTGAAGAATATCTATGAATTGAAGTTATCAAACGAGCAGGAGGAACAGGCCAAACTacttggaaaggcaaaggaagAGCAGAAAGCACTGATTGACCAACTAAATTCTGCAAAGAGTACTGTCACCAGTTTGGGAAAGGAGCTGAAAAGCGAGAAAAGTTTGATTGCGGAGCTGAAACAACAAATTGACAGACTTGATACTGACATTTCAAAGACTAATACAGATAAGAAAGATCTTGAGAACAATTTGAAAGAAAAGGTAGATGCTAttgaaattttagaaaaaagaaTTAATCTGTTGAGTGAAGACCTCAAGGACAAAGAACTTATTGTTCAGAGTCTGAATTCATCGGTTACAGATAAGGAGTTGGAATTGAGGAATTTGAATTCTTCCTATGACCAAACTAAGGAGGAATTATCCAATGCTCATTTGCATATTCAAGGGTTGAAAGATGAAATGCTAAAAACCCGAGAAGAACTAGAAAGAAAGGATTCCTTAGTGGTGGAACTAAATTCAAGAGTGAGTTCCTTAAACCTTGAGAACAATAACATTAGGAGTGAATATGATGCATTGAAGAAGGAATACAATGACCTAAAGTTAATTTCTGACAATAAGGCTTCTTTGGATGCTAAGGttctaaaagaaaaagaagacgAGCTTCATCAGTTAAAGGATAAATTTGAACTCACGCTAAATGAAACCAGCAAAAGCCAGACTGTCATCGCTGATTTAACCAAAGAGCTAGAAGGTTTAAAGGAGTCGCTAGAGAACGAGTCTAAGAAAGTGAaaaatttgaagtttgaacttgaAGTCACTCAAGAGAATCTTGCAAATTCAAGAAATGATTCTGCTGAACTTGAAAATCAGCTAAGTCAGTCAAATGAATTGTGCACAGAGCTCAAGCTTGAAGTCTCAAAGCTTTCATCCGAGCTCACAGAAGTTAAGGAGTCGCTACAGCATAGACTTGATGATGCAAAACTCGAGGCGGAAAAACTAGCCAAGGAGCACATAACAGTAAGGGAACATTTGAAGAAAGCCGAAGAAGAGCTGCAAAGTACATCCCATGAGCTAACGGCTACTCTTGAAAACCGTGATAGCCTACAGAGAGAATTAATTGAGGTCTACAAAAAGGCTGAAGCCACAGCAGAAAATTTGAAGGAAGAAAAGAAGTTGGTTACTTCTTTGAACAAAGATTTACAAGCTTTGAAGAAGCAAGTGTTGAGCGACAAAGAGTCACGAAAAACTATTGAAATGGATCTTGAGGAGGCTACCAAATCACTTGATGAAATGAACCGAAATTCAGTGATCCTTTCTAGTGAACTAGAGGGGGCTAAATCAGCTATTTCTAGCCTTGAAAACGAGAAAGAGGCTCTTGCCAAGTACCTTACAGAACAAAGAAATGCAAGCAAAGAGGCTCAAGAAAACATTGCAGATGCTCATAACCTCATCACTAGACTTGGCAAAGAGAGGGCGAGTTTAGAGAACAGAGGAAAGAAATTGGAAGAGGAATTGGCTTCTGCCAAGGGTGAAATATTACGGTTGAGAAGTCAGATCAATTCTTCAAAATCAAAAGTTGTTGTTAACAATGAGCTGCAAGTACCGAAAAAAGATGAAGCTGAAACCAACGAAATCCCTGCAAGTCCACGGAAGATTGTTCGAAGAAGAAAGACTAACCCATCATAACCAAGAAAATCGAGAGCTTcatattagaaaaaataaaatcatgatTAGGAGAATGATATTCTGTGATAAATCATTTGGAAGGAAGTTGATATTATTGCACTTTATTCACTTTGGATAAGTTTTGATATTGCAATAGAGTATTGTACAAATGAAATAACACAGTACGAATTGCTGAGCTGAACTTTTAGGATTGTTGATTTGTAATCATTTTCATAATAAcctgaaaaaaaatatgagaatgctaggttgttttttacatTGAACACTGTTGGATGTTCCTTGTTTATCAAGAAAGTCATTATGCATTTACCTTTTATTTTCTGGTAGAGTTATCCTCATGTTATGCAACCTTTGTATGAATGTAATACAAACCAAAAGCATTAAGTTTTTACTAAATATgaaaaacaaacatattaaaaatctaTAGTTTTTTATGGCAAATCTTCAAGTAACTGATATTAAAATTCTACCAGGTTCCCTTTTGATGTTAATTGACATGGATGCTAAAATACTACCAGGTTCATTTAAAGGATGACAGTCAACTTAGTTTCTTAATCAAAATATCTATCTAGAAGGCATCCATAAACACTGATAGACATACAATGCACTCTTGTTGCATCAAAGACAAATATATAGAATACTTAAAATTGTGATGTTAAATTCAGGGAAATGATTAATTTGGTTTACATTTTTTAATCTAAAGGACTAATTATCATTATACAATTTTGAAGGACTAAATTGTCGGACCATTACAgtttcaaaggaaaaaaaaaaagtgattcaCTAAGCATCAAGTGCTAAGAAGCATGTGAAATTACAGTTACTTCTTGTCTTTTGAAAGATTGCTTCTATGTCATTGCTTCTATAAAAGTATATTCATCTGAAATAGATGCCATCAAAGTGGAAGAATTAAATTTAAAACTACTCTAAATAAATACTTATTAAAAAGTCACGCAACTAATCTGACTCAAAACAAGTGCTTATTAAGAGTgactaatatttttataaaaagaaccggACATCCGAACTCGCAAAACCTTCAAATCAGGATTCATCTGCTTTAAATTATTCGAACAAAACAGGGTCATAGTtgaattgtttaaataattgaacCATTAACAATGCCAATTCACAATTCAACCAATTAAACCGTCTAgattaacttaattttttttacacagattaactaattttttaatagTTACTTTTGTGCTAACTAACTAATAGCAATAACCCTAGATGCAATAAATACAGGTCCAAACAGTACCCATGTTAGCTAAATAAAAGGGGTAAGCCACTATAATTGGTCTAATGGTGATGGATTTAAATAGTAGGCATAAAGTCCTAGATTAAAACTTCATGCTTTCCTAATCTGCACTACATCACAGTAAACGCTTGAGAAGgacaatttgttcaaattttgctaAATAATGTCttataagttgaaaaaaaaaaggggcataaatcaaactaattgatcaaaataatatttcataTATACATGTAGAATAAAAGAATTGATTGCAGTAGTTAGGCAC encodes:
- the LOC123921434 gene encoding MAR-binding filament-like protein 1-1 isoform X1; amino-acid sequence: MSFVVGGGATATLHSLPLLYPPFLSSSRHRNTKPHRRVPVLCCSRQKQDPICNKRTFLFMGVAVLPFLDFNPVSALERIIPSPIFVFISSRVRRQRLPSSRDSVRSRRLRSVRRQRMLSNDVSVPLVSLEPSLSDVASSSSVSPSVSTNSDESEVKIPEDKKQAEIASEMEKPSNSIVSLLNGIGIVSSGLLGALYALAQKEKSAAVATIETVSNKLKEKEEQIVSLKNIYELKLSNEQEEQAKLLGKAKEEQKALIDQLNSAKSTVTSLGKELKSEKSLIAELKQQIDRLDTDISKTNTDKKDLENNLKEKVDAIEILEKRINLLSEDLKDKELIVQSLNSSVTDKELELRNLNSSYDQTKEELSNAHLHIQGLKDEMLKTREELERKDSLVVELNSRVSSLNLENNNIRSEYDALKKEYNDLKLISDNKASLDAKVLKEKEDELHQLKDKFELTLNETSKSQTVIADLTKELEGLKESLENESKKVKNLKFELEVTQENLANSRNDSAELENQLSQSNELCTELKLEVSKLSSELTEVKESLQHRLDDAKLEAEKLAKEHITVREHLKKAEEELQSTSHELTATLENRDSLQRELIEVYKKAEATAENLKEEKKLVTSLNKDLQALKKQVLSDKESRKTIEMDLEEATKSLDEMNRNSVILSSELEGAKSAISSLENEKEALAKYLTEQRNASKEAQENIADAHNLITRLGKERASLENRGKKLEEELASAKGEILRLRSQINSSKSKVVVNNELQVPKKDEAETNEIPASPRKIVRRRKTNPS
- the LOC123921434 gene encoding MAR-binding filament-like protein 1-1 isoform X2, which gives rise to MSFVVGGGATATLHSLPLLYPPFLSSSRHRNTKPHRRVPVLCCSRQKQDPICNKRTFLFMGVAVLPFLDFNPVSALERIIPSPNESEVKIPEDKKQAEIASEMEKPSNSIVSLLNGIGIVSSGLLGALYALAQKEKSAAVATIETVSNKLKEKEEQIVSLKNIYELKLSNEQEEQAKLLGKAKEEQKALIDQLNSAKSTVTSLGKELKSEKSLIAELKQQIDRLDTDISKTNTDKKDLENNLKEKVDAIEILEKRINLLSEDLKDKELIVQSLNSSVTDKELELRNLNSSYDQTKEELSNAHLHIQGLKDEMLKTREELERKDSLVVELNSRVSSLNLENNNIRSEYDALKKEYNDLKLISDNKASLDAKVLKEKEDELHQLKDKFELTLNETSKSQTVIADLTKELEGLKESLENESKKVKNLKFELEVTQENLANSRNDSAELENQLSQSNELCTELKLEVSKLSSELTEVKESLQHRLDDAKLEAEKLAKEHITVREHLKKAEEELQSTSHELTATLENRDSLQRELIEVYKKAEATAENLKEEKKLVTSLNKDLQALKKQVLSDKESRKTIEMDLEEATKSLDEMNRNSVILSSELEGAKSAISSLENEKEALAKYLTEQRNASKEAQENIADAHNLITRLGKERASLENRGKKLEEELASAKGEILRLRSQINSSKSKVVVNNELQVPKKDEAETNEIPASPRKIVRRRKTNPS